In Fundulus heteroclitus isolate FHET01 chromosome 16, MU-UCD_Fhet_4.1, whole genome shotgun sequence, a single genomic region encodes these proteins:
- the LOC105924683 gene encoding uncharacterized protein LOC105924683 yields MGRLDDAAKHKVVELRKAGLSFRKIKAVLELENIKVSAQAIYLYLREVQGRPPGRVRPLEARGGTLVPQAPAQDRWSNVHLQNLRRDGPHRAEFAAAADFSKQVSTNSEANANASGSGETSGSGRPEQQPGGNREENDIQIVSVTSLAQPGQQRGTQPAVTRAETAPNMSSPLTGSGALVRRRVTPSPATSSILAARKRLLDRALSHKTKPSFLQVAALLRRDQAGVQSSDLSNALPQQPETYDLTTEKTVMEGQPGGNSSSRRFAAQRPGMSIRSPHPPPRVGIRLPNRLPAPLTSSGPAAILRLQSARTQNAAAHGEGQAVHDTRGRGSLQDQIQTLGSEVRSLGLAVKMLVDQQCRLEREQSQQTQIQKQILSTLQTLASKTGPSGRTPQRLNKTPSPSSLPAASAASSFAQDTFTFSQGSFPQCSQTQPGYHALERMENVEAFKVPRMSPTSINGFPPCSSAESLPLTHTPSQTQTYTAAYPQQSGQALMPPYTQSYVSTYNQTHTQTYRSPESKTSDFSSACSARTFLDCSGSTQQVTKPSSHDQPLSSIKVEGP; encoded by the exons ATGGGCCGACTAGACGATGCTGCCAAACACAAAGTGGTGGAGCTGCGGAAGGCCGGGCTCAGTTTCCGCAAAATCAAAGCTGTGCTGGAGCTGGAGAACATCAAGGTGTCGGCCCAGGCCATCTACCTGTACCTGAGGGAGGTCCAGGGGAGGCCACCGGGGAGGGTCAGACCCCTGGAGGCCAGGGGTGGCACGCTGGTGCCGCAGGCTCCGGCGCAAGACAGGTGGAGCAATGTTCACCTACAGAACCTGAGACGGGACGGGCCTCATCGCGCTGAGTTTGCAGCCGCCGCCGACTTCTCCAAACAGGTGTCCACAAATTCAGAGGCTAACGCAAATGCCTCCGGATCCGGGGAGACGAGCGGCAGCGGCAGGCCCGAGCAGCAACCCGGGggtaacagggaggagaacgaCATCCAGATTGTCAGCGTCACTTCCCTCGCACAGCCTGGCCAGCAAAGAGGGACCCAGCCCGCCGTAACCAGAGCAGAAACGGCTCCGAACATGTCTTCCCCGTTAACTGGGTCCGGAGCGCTCGTGCGAAGGAGAGTTACACCTTCTCCAGCCACAAGTTCGATCTTGGCGGCCCGGAAAAGACTTTTGGACAGAGCATTGTCGCACAAGACAAAG CCGTCGTTCCTCCAGGTGGCAGCGTTGCTAAGGAGAGATCAGGCCGGTGTTCAGAGTTCAGATTTAAGCAACGCTCTACCCCAGCAACCTGAAACCTATGATCTGACCACTGAGAAG aCTGTTATGGAGGGGCAGCCTGGAGGTAATAGCTCTTCCCGGCGCTTTGCTGCACAGAGACCAGGAATGAGCATCCGctcccctcatcctcctccGCGTGTCGGGATTCGCCTTCCTAATCGCCTGCCGGCACCTTTGACGTCCTCGGGTCCGGCGGCCATCCTCCGCCTGCAGTCCGCCAGGACTCAAAACGCCGCGGCTCACGGCGAGGGGCAGGCAGTCCACGACACCAGAGGAAGGGGCAGCTTGCAGGACCAGATCCAGACCCTTGGCTCTGAGGTGCGCAGCCTTGGCCTGGCAGTGAAGATGCTGGTGGACCAGCAGTGCCGCCTGGAGAGGGAGCAGTCGCAGCAGACGCAGATTCAGAAGCAGATCCTCAGCACCCTCCAAACACTCGCCTCTAAAACAGGACCCAGCGGCAGAACTCCGCAGCGTCTCAACAAAACTCCCTCGCCGTCGTCTCTGCCAGCGGCCTCTGCCGCTTCCTCCTTCGCCCAGGATACGTTCACTTTTAGCCAAGGCTCGTTCCCTCAGTGCAGCCAGACTCAGCCGGGCTATCACGCGTTAGAGAGAATGGAAAACGTCGAAGCTTTTAAAGTTCCGAGAATGAGCCCTACCAGTATAAACGGGTTTCCGCCTTGTAGCAGCGCAGAGAGCCTTCCTTTAACTCACACTCCCTCTCAGACACAAACCTATACCGCTGCGTACCCACAGCAAAGCGGCCAGGCGCTCATGCCACCTTACACGCAGTCATACGTCTCCACATACAACCAGACACACACCCAGACGTACAGATCACCGGAGAGCAAGACGTCCGATTTCTCCAGCGCCTGTTCGGCGAGGACTTTCTTAGACTGCAGCGGATCTACGCAGCAGGTCACGAAACCTTCTTCACACGACCAGCCGCTCAGTAGCATCAAGGTGGAAGGACCTTAG